A stretch of Miscanthus floridulus cultivar M001 chromosome 13, ASM1932011v1, whole genome shotgun sequence DNA encodes these proteins:
- the LOC136501467 gene encoding trimethyltridecatetraene synthase-like, producing MEVPVPPWASSSLATTILLATALFLVTTTVLRRRGHRQRQAERKRSLPPPGPRPWPVIGNLNLLGALPHRSIHELSARYGPLMSLRFGAFPAVVGSSVEVAEVLLKTQDLAYLDRPRLACGKYTVYNYSGMLWSHYGPYWRQLRKLWMTELFSARQIRLTEGVRAEEVRAMLRDLHPTSTSTSTAAVVLKEHLLMVTLNVISRMVLGKKYVGEDAGSAAAATPEEFKWMVEEIFFLNGALHVGDLVPWLSWLDPHGYVGRMKRLAKMFDRFIEHVLREHGDWRRREGDAFVPRDMVDLLLQLADDPDLDFPLDRDGVKASVLELITGGTDTSSVTVEWAMSELLSKPDVLGKVTDELDRVVGRDRLVSEGDIPGLLYLDAVVKETMRLHPAVPLLVPRVSREHTTVAGYDVPAGTRVIVNVWAIGRDPTVWGDDAGEFRPERFLAGSKMSNVDVKGQHLELLPFGAGRRMCPANGFGLRMVQLVLANLVHGYAWRLPDDMAPEEMGMEEKLGISVSRLHQLKAIPEPRLPDHIYFGP from the coding sequence ATGGAGGTACCAGTACCACCATGGGCGTCGTCCTCCCTCGCGACGACGATCCTGCTGGCCACCGCGCTCTTCCTCGTGACGACGACCGTCCTCCGCCGTCGTGGCCACCGGCAACGACAAGCAGAGCGCAAGCGCAGCCTCCCACCTCCGGGCCCTCGGCCGTGGCCGGTGATCGGCAACCTGAACCTCCTAGGCGCCCTGCCACACCGCTCCATCCACGAGCTCTCGGCGCGGTACGGCCCTCTCATGTCCCTCCGCTTCGGCGCCTTCCCCGCCGTCGTCGGCTCCTCCGTCGAGGTGGCCGAGGTCCTCCTCAAGACCCAGGACCTGGCGTACCTCGACCGGCCCCGCTTGGCCTGCGGCAAGTACACCGTGTACAACTACTCCGGCATGCTGTGGTCGCACTACGGGCCGTACTGGCGGCAGCTCCGCAAGCTGTGGATGACGGAGCTCTTCAGCGCGCGGCAGATCAGGCTGACTGAGGGCGTCCGTGCCGAGGAGGTGCGCGCCATGCTGCGCGACCTGCACCcgacgagcacgagcacgagcacggcggcggtggtgctCAAGGAGCACCTGCTCATGGTGACGCTCAACGTGATCTCGCGCATGGTGCTGGGCAAGAAGTACGTCGGCGAGGACGCCGGGTCGGCCGCCGCGGCGACGCCGGAGGAGTTCAAGTGGATGGTCGAGGAGATCTTCTTCCTCAACGGCGCGCTGCACGTCGGGGACTTGGTGCCGTGGCTCAGCTGGCTCGACCCGCACGGGTACGTCGGCAGGATGAAGCGGCTGGCCAAGATGTTTGACCGATTCATCGAGCACGTGCTGCGCGAGCACGGCGACTGGCGGCGGCGTGAGGGCGACGCGTTCGTGCCCAGGGACATGGTCGACCTGCTGCTGCAGCTCGCCGACGACCCCGACCTCGACTTCCCCCTCGACCGCGACGGCGTCAAGGCATCCGTTCTGGAGCTCATCACCGGCGGCACGGACACCTCGTCGGTGACGGTGGAGTGGGCCATGTCGGAGCTTCTGAGCAAGCCCGACGTCCTGGGTAAGGTGACCGACGAGCTGGACCGCGTGGTGGGCCGCGACCGCCTGGTCAGCGAGGGAGACATCCCGGGCCTGCTGTACCTGGACGCCGTCGTGAAGGAGACCATGCGGTTGCACCCGGCGGTGCCGCTCCTGGTCCCGCGGGTGTCGCGCGAGCACACGACGGTAGCCGGCTACGACGTCCCGGCCGGCACGCGCGTGATCGTCAACGTCTGGGCCATCGGCCGGGACCCCACCGTGTGGGGTGACGACGCCGGTGAGTTCCGGCCGGAGCGGTTCCTCGCCGGGAGCAAGATGAGCAATGTCGACGTCAAGGGACAGCACCTGGAGCTGCTGCCCTTCGGCGCGGGTCGCCGGATGTGCCCCGCCAACGGCTTTGGGCTCAGGATGGTTCAGCTCGTGCTGGCGAACCTGGTGCACGGCTACGCGTGGCGGCTCCCCGACGACATGGCGCCGGAGGAGATGGGCATGGAGGAGAAGCTTGGGATCTCCGTGTCTCGCTTGCACCAGCTCAAGGCTATCCCTGAGCCCAGGCTTCCGGATCACATCTACTTCGGTCCGTGA